In the Hyphomonadaceae bacterium BL14 genome, one interval contains:
- a CDS encoding P-II family nitrogen regulator, protein MKKIEAIIKPFKLDDVKEALQEIGLQGLTVTEAKGFGRQKGHTELYRGAEYVVDFLPKIKIELVLPDARVDAAIEAIVNAAQTGRIGDGKIFVMPVEAAIRIRTGETGDDAL, encoded by the coding sequence ATGAAAAAAATCGAAGCGATCATCAAACCGTTCAAACTCGATGACGTGAAGGAAGCCCTCCAGGAGATCGGCCTGCAGGGCCTGACCGTGACCGAAGCCAAGGGCTTCGGGCGCCAGAAGGGCCATACCGAACTCTATCGCGGCGCCGAGTACGTCGTCGACTTCCTTCCCAAGATCAAGATCGAGCTGGTGCTGCCTGACGCCCGGGTGGACGCCGCCATCGAGGCCATCGTTAACGCCGCCCAGACCGGGCGCATCGGCGACGGCAAGATTTTCGTCATGCCGGTGGAGGCGGCGATCCGCATCCGTACCGGCGAAACCGGCGATGACGCGCTTTGA
- a CDS encoding autotransporter domain-containing protein codes for MRRSLLAAVSTLAIAASPALAQETRVENERTTPIDTATAGNIVIAPSGRVTLTGQPGPAVRVNSNNTVTTNAGSRIEIADQDGAVGIQVDPGTTADVAHGGVIALSDPFVAPVDEDSGVPDGPFAEDQNKTGILIGAVDGSFDAVPGQAAFDGSLAAGVSSVVDVAGQNSFGVRTVAGVTGDVLLQGQVNVRGERTRGVSIENGVGGDVEIRAVSAVTPDGSGVVVEGPVGGGIRLTGPIDVTGYRVPSRVARDLFEQLAGLDVSQNANSAVIIAGSVQNGVFIGTSSVISQSSGRGSAVELRPGEAAAQDQVIGGTVLPANFGVAEADIDPNAGPEALGYSVVNRGTVAARGVFDGRDATAFLIAGRDVSGVMRAVILTETGMRNDGAIDAAAFDADATGLRVGAGAQLDTFHNRAELRATSSLGFEDDGFDDAAHGTGRAFALVLDEGSDIRRILNERGTIFALVERGGQAATAITVNTQSLDRIDNSGTISARAINLADGADPVSTIAIDARNHDAGLLIRQTAPVDDEGNPVTDLTAAIIGDVMLGDGNDTIELLSGDLLGDVSFGGGNDTLVINGARLTGAITNGGGELNVSVTDGRITLTGANAVELTNAVFNSGGVLDLRIDSAGRTDAFINASGDVSFLDGSDLSISLAQLVGGGRDFQLITAQTLTISNESELLTVADAPYIYNASVRRDDTDPNTLILSLERKNADQLGFNANRAAAYSEALAAFDAVDGLGTAIAALRTQSEFFGAYDQLLPDYAGSAIQFALASNDAAAGALAARLENARRAPDQLAGIWIQEFAYFVDRAGGMVTDPGYRGQGIGLAAGVDIPWGPFYAVGLSVSGASSDMRRHEGFNDPMVAFTGQFGAYFGMDVGGFDVSGSAGVGFDRFETERSIRIQDFSALTVADWSGWHFTASGRVGRDFTQGRWVIRPEATLTYLSLFESAFNETAEGLNADTAARLALYIDDRESSTLLGAATLTAARRFGNDTSWWLPSLRIGYRGEFSNRAPDTVARFGPDGAAFTLNPRAVPGSGVLLGFGLSAGSNYSTFTFGYDADVRDDFIRHTARILIRLAF; via the coding sequence ATGCGCCGCAGCCTTCTCGCCGCCGTTTCGACCCTTGCGATCGCCGCCAGCCCGGCCCTCGCCCAGGAAACCCGCGTTGAGAACGAGCGCACCACCCCGATTGATACAGCCACCGCTGGCAATATCGTCATTGCGCCCAGCGGCCGTGTCACCCTGACCGGACAACCCGGGCCGGCCGTGCGGGTCAATTCCAACAACACGGTCACAACGAATGCCGGCTCACGCATCGAGATCGCCGATCAGGATGGCGCCGTTGGCATCCAGGTCGATCCAGGGACAACCGCGGACGTGGCCCATGGCGGCGTCATCGCTCTCAGCGACCCCTTTGTGGCCCCGGTCGACGAGGACAGCGGCGTTCCTGACGGGCCGTTTGCCGAAGACCAGAACAAGACAGGCATTCTCATTGGGGCTGTGGACGGCAGCTTTGATGCAGTCCCGGGCCAGGCCGCCTTTGACGGCTCGCTGGCCGCCGGGGTGAGCAGCGTCGTCGATGTCGCGGGCCAGAACAGCTTCGGCGTGCGCACCGTCGCGGGCGTCACCGGCGATGTCCTGCTGCAGGGCCAGGTCAATGTGCGCGGCGAGCGGACACGTGGCGTTTCGATCGAGAATGGCGTCGGTGGCGATGTCGAGATTCGCGCCGTCTCCGCCGTGACGCCGGACGGGTCCGGCGTGGTGGTCGAAGGCCCTGTCGGCGGCGGCATCCGTCTGACCGGCCCGATTGACGTCACCGGCTACCGCGTCCCCAGCCGGGTCGCACGTGACCTGTTCGAACAGCTCGCCGGCCTGGATGTGTCACAGAATGCCAACTCGGCCGTGATCATTGCCGGATCGGTGCAGAATGGCGTCTTCATTGGCACCTCGTCGGTCATCAGCCAGAGCAGCGGTCGCGGCAGCGCCGTCGAACTGCGCCCGGGCGAGGCCGCGGCACAGGACCAGGTGATCGGCGGGACGGTCCTGCCGGCCAATTTCGGTGTCGCTGAAGCCGATATTGACCCGAATGCCGGTCCCGAAGCGCTCGGCTACAGCGTCGTCAACCGGGGCACTGTCGCCGCCCGCGGCGTGTTTGACGGGCGTGACGCGACCGCTTTCCTGATCGCCGGACGCGATGTGAGCGGCGTGATGCGCGCCGTCATCCTGACCGAGACGGGCATGCGCAATGACGGTGCCATCGATGCAGCCGCCTTTGACGCAGACGCGACAGGCCTGCGCGTGGGAGCCGGCGCGCAACTCGACACGTTCCACAATCGCGCCGAACTGCGCGCAACGTCGAGCCTCGGCTTTGAGGATGACGGCTTTGATGACGCTGCGCATGGCACCGGCCGCGCGTTTGCCCTGGTCCTGGATGAGGGGTCCGATATCCGCCGCATCCTCAACGAACGCGGGACTATCTTCGCTCTGGTGGAGCGCGGCGGACAGGCCGCGACCGCAATCACGGTGAACACCCAGTCACTGGACCGCATCGATAACTCGGGCACGATTTCGGCCCGGGCGATCAATCTGGCCGATGGTGCTGACCCGGTGTCCACGATCGCCATCGACGCACGCAATCACGATGCCGGCCTGCTGATCCGCCAGACGGCCCCGGTCGACGATGAAGGCAATCCGGTTACTGATCTGACCGCGGCCATCATCGGCGACGTGATGCTGGGCGACGGCAACGACACAATTGAACTCCTGTCGGGCGATTTGCTGGGCGATGTCAGTTTTGGCGGCGGCAATGATACGCTTGTGATCAACGGGGCCCGGCTGACCGGCGCGATCACCAATGGCGGCGGCGAGCTGAATGTGTCGGTCACCGACGGGCGCATCACATTGACCGGTGCCAATGCCGTCGAGCTGACCAACGCCGTGTTCAATTCCGGCGGGGTCCTCGACCTGCGTATAGATTCTGCGGGGCGTACCGACGCCTTCATCAACGCCAGCGGCGATGTGTCCTTCCTGGACGGATCAGACCTGTCCATCAGCCTGGCTCAGCTGGTTGGCGGCGGGCGCGATTTCCAGCTGATCACGGCGCAGACCCTGACGATCAGCAATGAATCCGAGCTGCTGACCGTGGCCGATGCGCCCTACATCTACAATGCGTCAGTCCGGCGCGATGACACCGACCCCAATACGCTCATCCTGAGCCTGGAGCGCAAGAACGCCGACCAGTTGGGCTTCAACGCGAACCGGGCGGCCGCCTACAGCGAGGCGCTCGCCGCGTTCGATGCTGTGGACGGCCTGGGAACAGCGATCGCGGCCCTGCGCACCCAAAGCGAATTCTTCGGTGCCTATGACCAGCTCCTGCCTGACTATGCCGGCAGCGCCATCCAGTTTGCGCTGGCGTCCAATGATGCGGCGGCCGGCGCCCTGGCGGCCCGTCTTGAAAATGCGCGCCGCGCACCTGACCAGCTGGCGGGCATCTGGATACAGGAATTTGCCTACTTCGTTGACCGCGCGGGCGGCATGGTCACCGATCCGGGCTATCGCGGCCAGGGTATCGGCCTTGCTGCAGGCGTGGACATCCCCTGGGGGCCGTTCTACGCGGTTGGTCTCAGCGTATCGGGTGCCAGCAGCGACATGCGCCGCCATGAAGGATTCAATGATCCGATGGTGGCCTTCACCGGCCAGTTCGGTGCCTATTTCGGTATGGATGTCGGCGGGTTTGATGTGTCCGGCTCCGCCGGGGTCGGGTTCGACCGGTTCGAGACCGAGCGCAGTATCCGCATTCAGGACTTCAGCGCTCTGACCGTCGCGGACTGGAGCGGCTGGCACTTCACCGCTTCGGGCCGTGTGGGCCGCGACTTCACGCAAGGCCGCTGGGTGATCCGTCCGGAAGCCACCCTGACCTATCTGAGCCTGTTTGAGAGCGCGTTCAATGAGACCGCCGAAGGCCTGAACGCCGATACGGCTGCGCGCCTGGCGCTCTATATCGACGACCGGGAATCCTCGACGCTGCTCGGTGCGGCCACCCTCACCGCGGCGCGCCGGTTCGGCAATGACACGTCCTGGTGGCTGCCGTCCCTGCGAATCGGCTATCGCGGCGAGTTTTCCAACCGGGCACCAGACACCGTGGCCCGCTTCGGGCCCGACGGCGCGGCCTTCACGCTCAATCCGCGTGCAGTCCCGGGTTCGGGTGTTCTGCTCGGCTTCGGTTTGTCGGCAGGGTCGAATTATTCGACCTTCACCTTCGGTTATGACGCCGATGTACGCGATGACTTCATCCGCCACACGGCCCGCATCCTGATTCGCCTCGCCTTCTAG
- a CDS encoding MbcA/ParS/Xre antitoxin family protein: MDGAVRERAAAEVQAIALKAFGRIADAWSLTGREAAGLADMSESTWKRARKPGYAGELTRDQMLRLSALTGLYKSLELYFDPPLSAQWVKLPNLGPEFDGQRPVDAMIRGGLPKILRVRGYVDALRGGV, from the coding sequence ATGGATGGCGCTGTCAGGGAGCGCGCTGCGGCTGAGGTTCAGGCGATTGCGCTCAAGGCCTTTGGCCGGATCGCCGATGCGTGGTCGCTGACCGGGCGGGAGGCGGCCGGTCTGGCGGACATGTCTGAATCCACCTGGAAGCGCGCCCGCAAGCCCGGCTATGCCGGTGAGCTGACGCGCGATCAGATGCTGCGGCTGAGCGCCCTGACCGGGCTGTACAAATCGCTGGAGCTGTATTTTGACCCGCCGCTGTCGGCTCAGTGGGTGAAGCTGCCCAATCTCGGACCGGAGTTTGACGGCCAGCGTCCGGTGGACGCCATGATCCGGGGCGGCTTGCCGAAAATCCTGCGCGTGCGCGGTTATGTGGACGCTTTGCGGGGCGGCGTTTGA
- a CDS encoding RES family NAD+ phosphorylase, giving the protein MIRLISETRHKPPVLRGLVDSDEEAEILASLEGETSARLVAEREGGPALDRRELAFARRAHDLRVYGQSHINAAFAYTRACGNRFNAGDRGAWYCSYSILTSAAEVGYHRTRELGYIGVFESEARYVELLADFIGDFPDLDGEPGHPALHPDPETGYRAGQALAGALRRQGHRGLLYPSVRHPGGRCFVAFDPGIIQNVRPGASWTLVWSGAPEFTLKAV; this is encoded by the coding sequence TTGATCCGGCTGATTTCGGAAACCCGCCACAAGCCGCCCGTGCTGCGCGGTCTGGTCGATAGCGACGAAGAAGCCGAAATTCTCGCCAGCCTTGAAGGCGAGACCAGCGCGCGCCTTGTCGCCGAGCGCGAAGGCGGCCCGGCGCTGGACCGGCGCGAGCTGGCGTTTGCGCGCCGCGCCCATGATCTCAGGGTCTATGGCCAGAGCCATATCAATGCGGCGTTCGCCTATACGCGCGCGTGCGGCAATCGTTTCAACGCGGGGGATCGTGGCGCGTGGTATTGCAGCTATTCCATCCTGACCTCGGCGGCCGAGGTCGGCTATCACCGCACGCGCGAGCTTGGCTATATCGGCGTTTTCGAGAGCGAAGCGCGATATGTGGAGCTGCTGGCCGACTTCATCGGGGATTTCCCCGATCTTGACGGCGAGCCCGGCCATCCGGCGCTGCACCCGGACCCGGAGACCGGCTATCGCGCGGGTCAGGCGCTGGCCGGTGCGCTGCGGCGGCAGGGCCATCGCGGCCTGCTATATCCCTCAGTGCGCCATCCGGGCGGCCGCTGCTTCGTCGCATTCGATCCCGGCATCATCCAGAACGTCCGCCCCGGCGCGAGCTGGACGCTGGTCTGGTCCGGGGCACCGGAGTTCACGCTGAAAGCGGTCTGA
- the parE gene encoding DNA topoisomerase IV subunit B: MAHDSQNDLFNAGTPDPHPKPQPEAPATPVTPAARPAAPKAAASAPAAGGGYDASSIEVLEGLEPVRKRPGMYIGGTDERALHHLFAEVLDNAMDEAVAGHADRIEVSLDDEGFVTVVDNGRGIPVDPHPKFPGKSALEVVMCTLHSGGKFSNKAYETSGGLHGVGISVVNALSERLEVEVARERTLWRQVFERGAPQGPLENAGTVSNRRGTSVRFKPDAEIFGARAAFKAPRLFAMARAKAFLRRGVQIRWRCPPHLVEGTDIPSEITLAFPGGLADRLTELCGESGLVLDIFAGRVERDGRMGAVEWAVAFAENGFAEADAFCQSFCNTVPTPMGGTHEQGLRAALSRSIRGYGELAGQKKAAQITADDVMGGTGALVSVFVRDPEFQGQTKDRLSTAEVQRLVDAAIRDQFDHWLAARPKDAARLVDWAIERAEDRLKRKRDKEVKRQSATRKLRLPGKLADCSQNHADGAEIFLVEGDSAGGSAKQARDRKTQAILPLRGKILNVASATPDKIAANQEIGDLLLALGVQPGKKFDLEDLRYERVIIMCDADVDGAHIAALLATFFYKFLPGLIESGRLFMAQPPLYRLTQGGRTLYAADDAEKDKLIATEFKSGKVEVGRFKGLGEMTPPQLKSTTMNPETRSLARVIVTPDMRESADALVETLMGKKPELRFQYIQDHAPFVDAVDI, from the coding sequence ATGGCTCACGATTCGCAAAACGATCTGTTCAATGCCGGGACCCCCGACCCGCACCCCAAGCCGCAGCCGGAGGCCCCGGCCACGCCGGTGACACCGGCTGCGCGCCCCGCTGCGCCCAAGGCAGCCGCGTCTGCCCCGGCCGCGGGCGGCGGCTATGACGCCTCGTCCATCGAGGTGCTCGAGGGTCTGGAACCGGTCCGCAAGCGTCCGGGCATGTATATCGGCGGCACAGACGAGCGCGCGCTCCACCACCTGTTCGCCGAAGTGCTCGACAACGCCATGGACGAGGCCGTCGCCGGCCATGCCGACCGCATCGAGGTGAGCCTCGATGACGAGGGTTTCGTCACGGTCGTGGATAATGGCCGGGGCATCCCGGTGGATCCCCACCCGAAATTCCCCGGCAAATCCGCGCTGGAAGTGGTGATGTGTACGCTCCACTCCGGCGGCAAATTCTCCAACAAGGCCTATGAAACCTCGGGCGGGCTGCACGGCGTCGGCATCAGCGTGGTCAACGCCCTGTCCGAGCGGCTGGAGGTGGAAGTGGCGCGCGAGCGCACGCTGTGGCGCCAGGTCTTCGAGCGCGGAGCGCCCCAGGGTCCGCTGGAGAATGCAGGCACAGTCTCCAACCGGCGCGGCACGTCCGTGCGCTTCAAGCCCGACGCCGAGATTTTCGGAGCGCGCGCCGCGTTCAAGGCCCCGCGCCTGTTCGCCATGGCGCGCGCCAAGGCCTTCCTGCGCCGGGGCGTCCAGATCCGCTGGCGCTGCCCGCCCCATCTGGTGGAAGGCACGGATATTCCGTCCGAGATCACGCTGGCCTTCCCCGGCGGTCTGGCTGATCGCCTCACCGAGCTGTGCGGCGAGTCCGGCCTGGTGCTCGACATCTTCGCCGGCCGCGTCGAGCGCGACGGGCGCATGGGCGCGGTGGAATGGGCGGTGGCCTTCGCCGAAAACGGCTTCGCCGAGGCTGACGCCTTCTGCCAGAGCTTCTGCAATACCGTGCCCACCCCCATGGGCGGCACCCACGAGCAAGGTCTGCGCGCGGCGCTGTCGCGCAGTATTCGCGGCTATGGCGAGCTGGCCGGCCAGAAGAAGGCCGCCCAGATCACCGCTGATGACGTGATGGGCGGCACCGGGGCGCTGGTGTCGGTCTTCGTGCGCGATCCCGAGTTTCAGGGCCAGACCAAGGACCGGCTCTCCACCGCCGAGGTCCAGCGCCTGGTGGATGCGGCCATCCGCGACCAGTTCGACCACTGGCTGGCCGCCCGCCCCAAGGACGCCGCGCGTCTGGTGGACTGGGCCATCGAGCGGGCCGAGGACCGCCTCAAGCGCAAGCGCGACAAGGAGGTCAAGCGCCAGTCCGCCACGCGCAAGCTGCGCCTGCCCGGCAAGCTCGCCGACTGTTCCCAGAACCATGCCGACGGCGCGGAGATTTTCCTGGTCGAGGGCGACTCGGCCGGCGGCTCGGCCAAGCAGGCGCGCGACCGCAAGACGCAAGCCATCCTGCCCCTGCGCGGCAAGATCCTGAACGTCGCCTCGGCCACGCCCGACAAGATCGCTGCCAATCAGGAGATCGGCGATCTCCTGCTGGCGCTGGGCGTCCAGCCGGGCAAGAAGTTCGATCTGGAAGACTTGCGCTATGAGCGCGTCATCATCATGTGCGACGCCGACGTGGACGGCGCCCATATCGCGGCCCTGCTGGCCACCTTCTTCTACAAATTCCTGCCGGGCCTCATCGAGTCCGGCCGCCTCTTCATGGCGCAGCCGCCGCTCTATCGCCTGACGCAGGGCGGCCGCACGCTCTATGCCGCCGACGACGCGGAAAAAGACAAGCTGATCGCCACGGAATTCAAGTCCGGCAAGGTGGAGGTCGGCCGCTTCAAGGGCCTGGGCGAAATGACCCCGCCCCAGCTCAAATCCACCACCATGAACCCGGAGACCCGCTCGCTGGCGCGCGTCATCGTCACGCCCGACATGCGCGAAAGCGCCGACGCGCTGGTGGAGACCCTGATGGGCAAGAAACCCGAACTGCGCTTCCAGTACATCCAGGATCACGCGCCGTTTGTGGACGCGGTGGATATTTGA
- a CDS encoding NAD(P)H-hydrate dehydratase, with translation MNPDHALLTPGAMARADQFAISRGVSGAALMEAAGRAISDAISARWAPRPTAVLCGPGNNGGDGWVAARFLAQRGWPVRVFSACPVGALKGDAAGAAKGWTGPVEALDGCDPGTFGLVIDALFGAGLSRPLDGEAARLAAACGHGTIVVSADVPSGLDGLGAKAGGPVFQAALTVTFHRLKPAHVLQPGRALCGEIVCADIGIPAGWEHEAVPCGELNHPDLWPVAGLELEAGTHKHARGRLLVLSGPPGASGAARLAAKAGLTGGAGFVTLACPPGAVAEAAVDPLLVTRALGQGDFSAALASARASAAVLGPGAGPDEALKARVAAACAARIPLVLDADALSVFADAPETLFSQLHPRCVLTPHAGEFERLFPGLASGAINKIEAAREAARLAHAVIVFKGPDTVIAAPGGAVRVNVHASARLATAGTGDVLAGLTGALLAQGQMPFDAASAAVWLHGDAGRRLGPGASAGDVLAGLPDALGRERDRRVRVRALQRLAVTR, from the coding sequence ATGAACCCTGATCACGCCCTCCTGACGCCTGGGGCCATGGCGCGTGCGGATCAGTTCGCGATCTCGCGGGGTGTGTCAGGCGCAGCGCTGATGGAGGCCGCGGGCCGGGCCATTTCGGATGCCATATCGGCCCGCTGGGCACCCCGACCCACCGCGGTGCTGTGCGGGCCCGGCAATAATGGCGGGGATGGCTGGGTGGCGGCGCGCTTTCTGGCGCAACGCGGCTGGCCGGTGCGGGTGTTTTCCGCCTGCCCGGTCGGGGCATTGAAAGGCGATGCGGCGGGCGCGGCGAAGGGCTGGACCGGACCGGTGGAGGCGCTGGACGGCTGCGATCCAGGGACGTTCGGCCTGGTCATTGATGCGCTGTTTGGTGCCGGCCTGTCCCGGCCGCTGGACGGTGAGGCAGCGCGGCTGGCGGCGGCTTGCGGACACGGCACCATTGTTGTGAGCGCCGATGTGCCCAGCGGCCTCGATGGCCTGGGTGCCAAAGCCGGCGGGCCTGTGTTCCAGGCCGCTCTGACCGTCACGTTTCACCGGCTCAAACCCGCCCATGTGCTGCAGCCGGGCCGGGCGCTCTGCGGAGAGATCGTGTGCGCCGATATCGGCATCCCGGCGGGCTGGGAGCACGAGGCCGTGCCTTGCGGCGAGCTCAACCATCCCGATCTGTGGCCCGTGGCGGGGCTGGAGCTGGAGGCGGGCACCCACAAGCATGCGCGTGGCCGGCTGCTGGTATTGTCAGGTCCGCCGGGTGCCAGCGGGGCCGCACGGCTGGCCGCGAAGGCGGGGCTGACCGGCGGAGCCGGGTTCGTGACGCTGGCATGCCCGCCCGGCGCAGTGGCGGAGGCAGCGGTTGACCCGCTGCTGGTCACGCGCGCTCTGGGGCAGGGCGACTTCAGCGCGGCGCTGGCGTCGGCGCGTGCCAGCGCGGCGGTGCTGGGGCCGGGCGCGGGGCCGGATGAGGCGTTGAAAGCGCGCGTCGCGGCGGCCTGCGCCGCACGCATTCCGCTGGTCCTGGACGCCGATGCGCTGAGCGTCTTCGCCGACGCGCCGGAAACGCTTTTCAGCCAGCTGCATCCGCGCTGCGTGCTGACGCCTCATGCCGGCGAGTTCGAGCGCCTGTTCCCCGGACTGGCTTCGGGCGCGATCAACAAGATCGAGGCAGCGCGTGAGGCGGCGCGTCTGGCCCACGCCGTGATCGTCTTCAAGGGCCCCGATACCGTCATTGCCGCGCCCGGCGGGGCGGTGCGGGTCAACGTCCATGCCAGCGCGCGGCTGGCCACCGCAGGCACGGGCGATGTGCTGGCCGGGCTGACCGGGGCATTGCTGGCGCAGGGCCAGATGCCATTCGACGCGGCATCTGCCGCCGTCTGGCTGCATGGCGATGCGGGCCGGCGGCTGGGGCCGGGCGCAAGCGCGGGCGATGTGCTGGCGGGCCTGCCTGACGCGCTCGGCCGGGAACGCGACCGGCGCGTGCGGGTGCGGGCTCTGCAGCGCCTCGCCGTCACCCGGTAG
- the glnA gene encoding type I glutamate--ammonia ligase, giving the protein MSDKIMKLMEEQDVEYVDLRFSDPRGKLHHVTFHKDMVDEDFFEDGQMFDGSSINGWKAINESDMTLKPDVDTAHIDPFFQQTTLNIICDVLDPSTGEAYNRDPRTTAKKAEKFLAASGIGDTAFFGPEAEFFVFDDVRWSVKQNDTGYILDSEEGPYNSSKKYEGGNLGHRPGPKGGYFPVPPIDSLQDMRSEMLTVMSDLGMQPEKHHHEVAPSQHELGMKFATLTTMADRMQLYKYVIHNVTAAYGKTATFMPKPVYADNGSGMHVHQSIWKGGQPLFAGDKYADLSDICLYYIGGIIKHARAINAFANASTNSYKRLVPGFEAPVLLAYSARNRSASIRIPHVSSPKAKRIETRFPDAAGNPYLTFAALLMAGLDGIENRIHPGEAMDKDLYDLPPEELKDIPTVCRSLREAMESLDADRDFLKKGGVFDDDQIDAYIELKMEEVTRIEHHPHPVEFELYYKV; this is encoded by the coding sequence ATGTCTGACAAGATCATGAAACTGATGGAAGAGCAGGATGTCGAGTATGTCGACCTGCGCTTTTCCGATCCGCGCGGCAAGCTGCACCACGTCACCTTCCACAAGGACATGGTCGACGAGGACTTCTTCGAAGACGGGCAGATGTTCGATGGCTCCTCGATCAATGGCTGGAAGGCCATCAACGAGTCGGACATGACGCTGAAGCCGGACGTCGACACCGCCCATATCGACCCGTTCTTCCAGCAGACGACGCTGAACATCATCTGCGACGTGCTCGATCCGTCCACCGGCGAAGCCTATAACCGCGACCCGCGCACCACCGCCAAGAAGGCTGAAAAATTCCTCGCGGCCTCGGGCATTGGCGATACCGCCTTCTTCGGCCCGGAAGCTGAATTCTTCGTCTTTGACGATGTGCGCTGGAGCGTGAAGCAGAACGATACCGGCTATATCCTCGACTCCGAGGAAGGCCCGTACAACTCGTCCAAGAAATACGAAGGCGGCAATCTCGGCCACCGTCCGGGGCCCAAGGGCGGCTACTTCCCCGTCCCGCCCATCGATTCGCTTCAGGACATGCGCTCTGAAATGCTGACCGTCATGTCCGATCTGGGCATGCAGCCGGAAAAGCACCACCACGAAGTGGCACCCTCGCAGCATGAGCTGGGCATGAAATTCGCCACGCTCACCACGATGGCCGACCGGATGCAGCTCTACAAATACGTCATCCACAACGTCACCGCCGCCTATGGCAAAACGGCGACCTTCATGCCCAAACCCGTCTATGCCGATAACGGGTCCGGCATGCACGTGCACCAGTCCATCTGGAAGGGCGGACAGCCCCTGTTCGCCGGCGACAAATATGCCGATCTGTCCGATATCTGCCTGTATTATATCGGCGGGATCATCAAGCACGCCCGCGCGATCAACGCGTTCGCCAACGCCTCGACCAATTCCTACAAGCGTCTGGTGCCCGGCTTCGAAGCGCCGGTTCTGCTCGCCTACTCGGCGCGCAACCGCTCGGCCTCGATCCGCATTCCGCACGTATCCTCACCCAAGGCCAAGCGCATCGAGACGCGCTTCCCCGACGCGGCGGGCAATCCCTACCTCACCTTCGCCGCGCTCCTGATGGCCGGCCTCGACGGCATCGAGAACCGCATCCATCCCGGCGAGGCGATGGACAAGGACCTCTATGATCTGCCGCCCGAGGAGCTCAAAGACATCCCCACCGTCTGCCGCTCCCTGCGCGAGGCGATGGAATCGCTCGATGCCGACCGTGACTTCCTCAAGAAGGGCGGCGTATTCGATGACGACCAGATCGACGCCTATATCGAGCTGAAGATGGAAGAGGTGACGCGCATCGAGCACCACCCTCACCCGGTCGAGTTCGAGCTCTATTACAAAGTCTGA